From the genome of Solanum dulcamara chromosome 12, daSolDulc1.2, whole genome shotgun sequence:
gaaaattaatttgaaagtaacaaagataacttaaaaattaaatttctttagtagatatacctgatatagaagttaattttctgaaaaattagaacttcgtgctgataacgtgttatgaattaactaacttgacaattttataaaggaagaagaacaagagaatatgtatatagaaagtgttaatagagagagtagtaatatagagagagtaatagcaATTCTTTCTCTTatgtgttttgtgtgtttttacattgaagtttaaggctatatttatagccatatttacaagtggaggaaaatattaatgggcattttactcacttaaaaagtaaatggactatccaccattttaagtggacaaccattttacttggttgatattacttggttgataatacttggttgataatatattatatacaaattttaggtGTGACATTCCGCAATATCTTAGAATTCTCTAGTTGATTTAATAGATTCAAGTGAAATATTAAACTATCATTTGATCatagaattttaaatttttttggcaAGTTATTTTTGAGTGAATTTTCATCATGCGTTTgatcataattttttgaaaaaataatagttttttgaaaaaatatttgacttttAAAGGAAATATGATTCGTGATAACTGAaacacaatcaaaataaatgatGATAGATATTAAAAGTAAAAACTACAAAAATACAGTAAGTACTATGACAAATACCAACAAACCTAAAATCCTCAAAAACCTCTACTACCTATTAACTTTCTACTCTAATATGCGACTTCCACGCCCTTTTATATTCTAAGATCACTATAACAAAAATAACGTTTTAGTGGCAACAAATATGCACATTAATAAAGAGTCCTAAAATATTTACCGGCATTAGTTAATTGTCATTAGATTCAATGTCGCTATAGGCTTTAGCAACATTTACAAAGAGTGTTAATTGCCTCTAAAAAGACATTTTTAATGACAATTAAGCTATTGCAGTTAATTAATTGACgataaaaatcatttttgacGTAGTAGATCATGTCCTCGACAATTTATCATATGAGGTAGAAAGAACTAATATCAAGCAATTGAATAATAAATTCTTGGATGACATTCAAGATACACCAAACAGATTTGAAAAAGGATTCTTATTTGGACCAGTACCAGTACCATTACAACTACAATTTGAAGCATTTCACACAAGAGGTTATATTTTTAGGTCTATTTTTTATTGGTAATTAATAAACAGATAGGGGTCCTTGCCAAATCCTCGCCACTCAGACATGATATAGAAAACTTAGTCCATGAGTGAATATAGCAGCAAAAGCATTCATTCGAGTTTTAGACAAACACAAGCCAATCTCTAAATCTCCATCAAAGTCCTTAGATTTACTAAGAGACATCGAAATTCCATCACCACCATTATTAGGAGAAATGAATTCTAACTTTGCAGCCCTTCCCCATCCAAAATCAGCAGCATATAAGTCATGTTTTGGCGATCCAGCAATTGAAACAATTCGATTCACGTCTACGTTGACCAATTCTTTATACCAACTACCATTCAGGATCCATTCCTCATTatccttcatttttttttgaatgactTCTCCAATTAATTCCACAGCAATGGTAAAGCCTTCTTTTCCAGCTAAGTCAACATGCCTTGTCCTTGTGATGCACCCAACTATGCAATTCCCAAAATAAGATTGAGGAATTGGTGGATTGAATCGCGGTCTATAATCTCCAGCACATCCAAAGAACTCCATTACATTATCGTCTATGATCATCTCTTCTCTGATCGCGTCCTCTGATTTTATCAAGCAAGTCCATACATAAGCACATGTTATAGTGAAAGAAGTTACATGAGTTAGAGTACTATTACTCCGTCGTCCTGAGTACAATATTAAATTCTTGAGTTTCTCGATATCATCTCGTCTTATAGTAAATGTACCTTGAACCATGTGTTCAGGGGGAGGAGTCACAATGTCACGCatctctatatttattttcttcatttcttcccATATGTACATCCCTTGTCCATATGGGTCTTTGATTACAGACCTATCATAAAATGGGATGAACTCATTCGATAAGAATTGTTCATGTCCACCGAATTTGTGGAGTAGAGCCCACGCCCTAATGAACCCTACTATGGTAGCTCCATCACCAACAACGTGATAGTTAGTGAAACCAATGGATACACCAAGATTCGGGAAAAATGTCACTTGGATGGCTAAGACCGGTGCTAATTGGAACCCCGGTGCATCCTTAGGTTCCCCTAACTTAGGAACAAAGTGATAAAAATCCTTAGCATTACGAGGATGGTCGTCAATGAGATAATTGAAATCCATATTAGTCTCAGAAAAAGTAACAGATACAGAATCTCCTGTCACATAACGTAACTCAGGATATCCGTTTGTATCTAGTGGACAAGCAACGTTTCCAGCTAAGGGTAAATAGTGTTTGAGAGCGAGGGAGAGTGAATCTTTAAGATGAGGAATGGTGTTTTGGACGAAATCCAGTTTGGAAATGGGGAGCTTGTAGAATAATATCCTACGTATACGGTGGAACCCTAACCacatataatcaaaataggtAAGAGGGAGTGTTACCTCAGCTGCGCCGCTGGGTGGTGGCGCAACTTGGCATTGCTCAATCACGGACGCCATGTTAATTAGTATAATATT
Proteins encoded in this window:
- the LOC129877531 gene encoding phenolic glucoside malonyltransferase 1-like, whose product is MISQSNSICVCIPIQPNIILINMASVIEQCQVAPPPSGAAEVTLPLTYFDYMWLGFHRIRRILFYKLPISKLDFVQNTIPHLKDSLSLALKHYLPLAGNVACPLDTNGYPELRYVTGDSVSVTFSETNMDFNYLIDDHPRNAKDFYHFVPKLGEPKDAPGFQLAPVLAIQVTFFPNLGVSIGFTNYHVVGDGATIVGFIRAWALLHKFGGHEQFLSNEFIPFYDRSVIKDPYGQGMYIWEEMKKINIEMRDIVTPPPEHMVQGTFTIRRDDIEKLKNLILYSGRRSNSTLTHVTSFTITCAYVWTCLIKSEDAIREEMIIDDNVMEFFGCAGDYRPRFNPPIPQSYFGNCIVGCITRTRHVDLAGKEGFTIAVELIGEVIQKKMKDNEEWILNGSWYKELVNVDVNRIVSIAGSPKHDLYAADFGWGRAAKLEFISPNNGGDGISMSLSKSKDFDGDLEIGLCLSKTRMNAFAAIFTHGLSFLYHV